Proteins from a single region of Orcinus orca chromosome 20, mOrcOrc1.1, whole genome shotgun sequence:
- the LOC101273534 gene encoding zinc finger protein 227 isoform X7 produces MTKLKEAVTFKDVAVVFTEEELGLLDSAQKKLYQEVMLENFQNLVSVGHLPFKPDMVSQLETEEKIWMMERETQRNGHSSENRKAIISGSKNPDEVETLGKVALKYLSCEEPSCWQIWKQVASDSTCCLQRRTSHFLQGDSLQVSENENHMMNHKGDSSSYLENQEFLISRTQDSCGNMYVSESGNQSRGKQMNGKNNPCICEAFMKKSPLSDPVTTDTEQKPCKGDTLYPCRECGRSFSDSEVLPIHPRVHLGEKCSHLQSHQRIHPRGKVDKCRESGDGFNRNSFHPRQSNHMGEKSYRCDSCGKGFSSSTGLIIHYRTHTGEKPYKCEECGKCFSQSSNFQCHQRVHTEEKPYKCDECGKGFGWSVNLRVHQRVHRGEKPYKCEECGKGFTQAAHYHIHQRVHTGEKPYKCDVCGKGFSHNSPLICHRRVHTGEKPYRCEACGKGFTRNTDLHIHFRVHTGEKPYKCKECGKGFSQASNLQVHQNVHTGEKRFKCETCGKGFSQSSKLQTHQRVHTGEKPYRCDMCGKDFSYSSNLKLHQVIHTGEKPYKCEECGKGFSWRSNLHAHQRVHSGEKPYKCEACDKSFSQAIDFRVHQRVHTGEKPYKCGVCGKGFSQSSGLQSHQRVHTGEKPYRCNMCGKGFRYSSQFIYHQRGHTGEKPYKCEECGKAFGRSLNLRHHQRVHTGEKPHKCEECGKAFSLPSNLRVHLSVHAREKLFKCEECGKGFSQSSRLHAHQRVHTGEKPYKCDICGKDFSHRSRLTYHQKVHTGKSL; encoded by the exons GACATCTTCCCTTCAAGCCAGATATGGTGTCCCAGTTGGAGACAGAAGAAAAGATTTGGATGATGGAGAGAGAAACCCAAAGAAACGGGCATTCCAGTGAGAACCGCAAAGCTATTATTTCAG GCAGCAAGAATCCCGATGAGGTGGAGACTCTTGGAAAAGTCGCATTAAAATACCTTTCATGTGAAGAGCCGTCTTGCTGGCAAATCTGGAAACAGGTCGCAAGTGATTCAACGTGCTGTCTTCAGAGGAGGACTTCCCATTTCCTACAAGGTGATTCTCTTCAGGTTTCTGAAAATGAGAACCATATGATGAACCACAAAGGCGATAGTTCCAGTTACCTTGAAAATCAAGAGTTTTTGATTTCGAGAACCCAGGATTCCTGTGGGAATATGTATGTGAGTGAGTCAGGGAATCAGAGTAGAGGTAAGCAAATGAACGGGAAAAACAACCCATGTATATGTGAAGCCTTCATGAAGAAATCACCCCTGAGTGATCCTGTTACAACTGACACAGAACAGAAACCCTGCAAAGGAGACACACTGTATCCCTGTAGAGAGTGTGGGAGAAGCTTCAGTGATAGCGAAGTGCTCCCAATTCATCCGAGGGTTCACCTGGGAGAGAAATGCTCCCATCTGCAAAGTCATCAAAGAATTCACCCGCGAGGAAAAGTCGATAAATGTCGTGAATCCGGCGATGGTTTCAATAGGAACTCCTTTCATCCCCGTCAATCTAATCACATGGGAGAGAAGTCCTATAGGTGTGACAGTTGTGGCAAGGGATTCAGTAGCAGCACAGGCCTTATCATCCACTATAGGACACACACGGGGGAGAAGCCTTACAAATGCGAGGAGTGTGGTAAATGCTTTAGCCAAAGTTCAAATTTTCAGTGCCATCAGAGAGTCCACACCGAAGAGAAACCGTACAAGTGCGACGAGTGCGGGAAGGGCTTCGGCTGGAGCGTTAACCTTCGTGTTCACCAGAGGGTCCACAGGGGTGAGAAACCCTATAAGTGTGAGGAGTGTGGGAAGGGCTTCACACAGGCCGCGCATTATCACATACATCAGAGGGtccacactggggagaaaccctACAAATGCGATGTCTGCGGCAAGGGGTTCAGTCACAATTCCCCTTTGATATGCCACCGGAGggtccacactggagagaaaccgtaCAGATGTGAGGCGTGCGGGAAGGGCTTCACCCGTAACACAGATCTTCACATCCACTTCCGTGTCCACACGGGAGAGAAACCCTACAAATGCAAGGAGTGTGGGAAGGGCTTCAGTCAGGCTTCCAATCTTCAAGTCCACCAGAACGTCCACACCGGGGAGAAACGATTCAAATGCGAGACGTGTGGGAAGGGCTTCAGTCAGTCGTCAAAGCTGCAGACCCACCAGAGAGTCCACACAGGGGAAAAGCCCTACAGATGCGACATGTGCGGTAAGGACTTCAGTTACAGTTCAAATCTTAAACTGCACCAAGTcattcacactggagaaaaaccGTATAAATGTGAGGAGTGTGGGAAGGGCTTCAGTTGGAGATCAAACCTTCATGCTCATCAGAGAGTCCACTCAGGAGAGAAACCCTACAAATGTGAGGCGTGTGATAAGAGCTTCAGTCAGGCCATAGATTTCCGGGTCCATCAGAGAGTCCACACGGGCGAGAAACCCTACAAGTGTGGTGTCTGTGGGAAGGGcttcagccagtcctctggtcTTCAGTCCCATCAGAGGGTCcacactggggagaagccctaCAGATGCAACATGTGTGGAAAGGGCTTTCGTTACAGTTCACAGTTTATATACCACCAGAGGGGCCACACTGGTGAAAAGCCTTACAAATGTGAGGAGTGTGGGAAGGCCTTCGGGCGGAGCCTGAATCTTCGCCATCACCAGAGGgtccacacaggagagaaaccccaCAAGTGTGAGgagtgtgggaaggccttcagtCTCCCCTCCAATCTTAGAGTCCATCTGAGTGTTCACGCTCGGGAGAAACTGTTTAAATGTGAGGAGTGTGGGAAGGGCTTCAGTCAGAGTTCTCGGCTTCATGCCCACCAGAGGGTCCAcacaggagaaaaaccatacaagTGTGACATATGTGGTAAGGACTTCAGTCACCGTTCACGGCTTACATACCATCAGAAAGTCCACACTGGCAAGAGTCTTTAA
- the LOC101273534 gene encoding zinc finger protein 227 isoform X8 — MSTFQEAVTFKDVAVAFTEEELGLLDSAQRKLYQDVMVENFRNLVSVGHLPFKPDMVSQLETEEKIWMMERETQRNGHSSENRKAIISGSKNPDEVETLGKVALKYLSCEEPSCWQIWKQVASDSTCCLQRRTSHFLQGDSLQVSENENHMMNHKGDSSSYLENQEFLISRTQDSCGNMYVSESGNQSRGKQMNGKNNPCICEAFMKKSPLSDPVTTDTEQKPCKGDTLYPCRECGRSFSDSEVLPIHPRVHLGEKCSHLQSHQRIHPRGKVDKCRESGDGFNRNSFHPRQSNHMGEKSYRCDSCGKGFSSSTGLIIHYRTHTGEKPYKCEECGKCFSQSSNFQCHQRVHTEEKPYKCDECGKGFGWSVNLRVHQRVHRGEKPYKCEECGKGFTQAAHYHIHQRVHTGEKPYKCDVCGKGFSHNSPLICHRRVHTGEKPYRCEACGKGFTRNTDLHIHFRVHTGEKPYKCKECGKGFSQASNLQVHQNVHTGEKRFKCETCGKGFSQSSKLQTHQRVHTGEKPYRCDMCGKDFSYSSNLKLHQVIHTGEKPYKCEECGKGFSWRSNLHAHQRVHSGEKPYKCEACDKSFSQAIDFRVHQRVHTGEKPYKCGVCGKGFSQSSGLQSHQRVHTGEKPYRCNMCGKGFRYSSQFIYHQRGHTGEKPYKCEECGKAFGRSLNLRHHQRVHTGEKPHKCEECGKAFSLPSNLRVHLSVHAREKLFKCEECGKGFSQSSRLHAHQRVHTGEKPYKCDICGKDFSHRSRLTYHQKVHTGKSL, encoded by the exons GACATCTTCCCTTCAAGCCAGATATGGTGTCCCAGTTGGAGACAGAAGAAAAGATTTGGATGATGGAGAGAGAAACCCAAAGAAACGGGCATTCCAGTGAGAACCGCAAAGCTATTATTTCAG GCAGCAAGAATCCCGATGAGGTGGAGACTCTTGGAAAAGTCGCATTAAAATACCTTTCATGTGAAGAGCCGTCTTGCTGGCAAATCTGGAAACAGGTCGCAAGTGATTCAACGTGCTGTCTTCAGAGGAGGACTTCCCATTTCCTACAAGGTGATTCTCTTCAGGTTTCTGAAAATGAGAACCATATGATGAACCACAAAGGCGATAGTTCCAGTTACCTTGAAAATCAAGAGTTTTTGATTTCGAGAACCCAGGATTCCTGTGGGAATATGTATGTGAGTGAGTCAGGGAATCAGAGTAGAGGTAAGCAAATGAACGGGAAAAACAACCCATGTATATGTGAAGCCTTCATGAAGAAATCACCCCTGAGTGATCCTGTTACAACTGACACAGAACAGAAACCCTGCAAAGGAGACACACTGTATCCCTGTAGAGAGTGTGGGAGAAGCTTCAGTGATAGCGAAGTGCTCCCAATTCATCCGAGGGTTCACCTGGGAGAGAAATGCTCCCATCTGCAAAGTCATCAAAGAATTCACCCGCGAGGAAAAGTCGATAAATGTCGTGAATCCGGCGATGGTTTCAATAGGAACTCCTTTCATCCCCGTCAATCTAATCACATGGGAGAGAAGTCCTATAGGTGTGACAGTTGTGGCAAGGGATTCAGTAGCAGCACAGGCCTTATCATCCACTATAGGACACACACGGGGGAGAAGCCTTACAAATGCGAGGAGTGTGGTAAATGCTTTAGCCAAAGTTCAAATTTTCAGTGCCATCAGAGAGTCCACACCGAAGAGAAACCGTACAAGTGCGACGAGTGCGGGAAGGGCTTCGGCTGGAGCGTTAACCTTCGTGTTCACCAGAGGGTCCACAGGGGTGAGAAACCCTATAAGTGTGAGGAGTGTGGGAAGGGCTTCACACAGGCCGCGCATTATCACATACATCAGAGGGtccacactggggagaaaccctACAAATGCGATGTCTGCGGCAAGGGGTTCAGTCACAATTCCCCTTTGATATGCCACCGGAGggtccacactggagagaaaccgtaCAGATGTGAGGCGTGCGGGAAGGGCTTCACCCGTAACACAGATCTTCACATCCACTTCCGTGTCCACACGGGAGAGAAACCCTACAAATGCAAGGAGTGTGGGAAGGGCTTCAGTCAGGCTTCCAATCTTCAAGTCCACCAGAACGTCCACACCGGGGAGAAACGATTCAAATGCGAGACGTGTGGGAAGGGCTTCAGTCAGTCGTCAAAGCTGCAGACCCACCAGAGAGTCCACACAGGGGAAAAGCCCTACAGATGCGACATGTGCGGTAAGGACTTCAGTTACAGTTCAAATCTTAAACTGCACCAAGTcattcacactggagaaaaaccGTATAAATGTGAGGAGTGTGGGAAGGGCTTCAGTTGGAGATCAAACCTTCATGCTCATCAGAGAGTCCACTCAGGAGAGAAACCCTACAAATGTGAGGCGTGTGATAAGAGCTTCAGTCAGGCCATAGATTTCCGGGTCCATCAGAGAGTCCACACGGGCGAGAAACCCTACAAGTGTGGTGTCTGTGGGAAGGGcttcagccagtcctctggtcTTCAGTCCCATCAGAGGGTCcacactggggagaagccctaCAGATGCAACATGTGTGGAAAGGGCTTTCGTTACAGTTCACAGTTTATATACCACCAGAGGGGCCACACTGGTGAAAAGCCTTACAAATGTGAGGAGTGTGGGAAGGCCTTCGGGCGGAGCCTGAATCTTCGCCATCACCAGAGGgtccacacaggagagaaaccccaCAAGTGTGAGgagtgtgggaaggccttcagtCTCCCCTCCAATCTTAGAGTCCATCTGAGTGTTCACGCTCGGGAGAAACTGTTTAAATGTGAGGAGTGTGGGAAGGGCTTCAGTCAGAGTTCTCGGCTTCATGCCCACCAGAGGGTCCAcacaggagaaaaaccatacaagTGTGACATATGTGGTAAGGACTTCAGTCACCGTTCACGGCTTACATACCATCAGAAAGTCCACACTGGCAAGAGTCTTTAA